From a single Planctellipticum variicoloris genomic region:
- a CDS encoding M16 family metallopeptidase, with translation MKITEIEGISEYRLDNGLKVLLFPDSSKPTVTVNLTVFVGSRHEGYGEAGMAHLLEHMLFKGTPDHPTIPKALQGRGAEFNGTTWVDRTNYYETLPANDENLEFALRLEADRMMNSKVLAEDLASEMTVVRNEFERGENNPAYVLVQRMMGAAYEWHNYGKSTIGNRADIERVPVESLRRFYKKYYQPDNAMVVVAGRFDEQKALEFIGKYFGEIPKPERVLEPTYTEEPAQDGERTVTLRRVGDVAVVGVVYHIPAGAHPDYSAIDVLEGVLTLQPAGRLYKALVEQKKASSVSGAAYAWHDPGTLRLMAEVATGNTPETVLDTLLDTIDSVVERGVKEEEVERVKQRLLKQREMAAADSAEMAIELSEWQAQGDWRLYFLYRDRIEQVTVKDVDRVARAYLQPSNRTIGLYIPTAQPQRTAVPATPDIVELVKDYKGRESATEGEQFDVSPANIDERTRRSEIGGVSVALLPKKTRGNTVILRLTLRYGTSQSLAGMSTACEFLPALMVRGTKQLSRQQLQDQLDQSLATLGAGGNAGEATFSIQTKRDKLPAVLDLLRQVLREPALPPAELEILKQAHRSDLEQGLTDPQSLAVRAINRKLNPYPPSDVRYSMTLEEELKAAIELDLAAVKKLYSNFLGAQAGQLVVVGDFDPETTMEAVTGMLKGWQAAQPYERISRSGNLDLKAETIRILTPDKANAFYFGGTALPMRDDDPDYAAMVIGNYVFGAGALSSRLGDRIRQKEGLSYGVGSAFRASSLDERATISLYAICNPDNVPKVQAAITEELNRLLKEGITAVELENAAKGYLQRQEVARTEDPALARMLEESLYAGRTMEYYARLESQISKLTPESVVEALRKHVHPDRILVAIAGDFEPKKPTPKDDDKPAGAAK, from the coding sequence ATGAAGATCACCGAGATTGAAGGCATCAGTGAATACCGTCTCGACAACGGTCTCAAGGTTCTCCTGTTCCCGGACTCGTCGAAGCCGACAGTCACCGTCAACCTGACGGTCTTCGTCGGCTCCCGCCACGAAGGCTACGGCGAAGCCGGCATGGCGCACCTGCTGGAGCACATGCTCTTCAAGGGGACGCCGGATCATCCCACCATCCCCAAGGCCCTCCAGGGGCGCGGGGCCGAGTTCAACGGCACCACCTGGGTCGACCGCACCAACTACTACGAAACGCTCCCGGCGAACGACGAGAATCTGGAGTTCGCCCTCCGGCTCGAAGCCGACCGGATGATGAACAGCAAGGTCCTCGCCGAGGATCTGGCTTCGGAAATGACCGTCGTCCGCAACGAGTTCGAGCGCGGAGAAAATAACCCCGCCTACGTCCTCGTACAGCGGATGATGGGCGCCGCGTACGAATGGCACAACTACGGCAAATCGACGATCGGCAACCGGGCCGACATTGAGCGCGTGCCGGTCGAAAGCCTGCGCCGCTTCTACAAAAAATATTACCAGCCCGATAACGCCATGGTCGTCGTCGCCGGCCGGTTCGACGAGCAGAAGGCGCTCGAATTCATCGGCAAGTATTTCGGAGAAATTCCGAAGCCGGAACGCGTTCTCGAACCGACGTACACCGAAGAGCCCGCCCAGGATGGCGAGCGGACCGTGACCTTGCGCCGCGTCGGCGACGTCGCCGTGGTCGGCGTCGTCTACCACATCCCCGCGGGCGCTCATCCGGACTACTCTGCGATTGATGTCCTCGAAGGAGTGCTCACGCTCCAGCCGGCCGGCCGGCTCTACAAGGCGCTCGTCGAGCAGAAGAAAGCCTCCAGCGTCAGCGGCGCCGCCTACGCCTGGCACGATCCCGGCACGCTGCGGCTGATGGCCGAAGTCGCCACCGGAAACACTCCTGAAACCGTTCTCGACACGCTGCTCGACACCATCGACTCTGTCGTCGAACGGGGTGTCAAGGAAGAAGAAGTTGAACGGGTCAAGCAGCGACTCCTCAAGCAGCGGGAAATGGCCGCCGCCGATAGCGCCGAAATGGCGATCGAACTGAGCGAGTGGCAGGCCCAGGGAGACTGGCGGCTCTACTTCCTCTACCGCGATCGGATCGAACAGGTCACCGTCAAAGACGTCGACCGCGTCGCCCGCGCCTACCTCCAGCCCAGCAATCGGACGATCGGACTCTACATCCCTACGGCTCAGCCGCAGCGGACGGCCGTGCCCGCCACGCCCGATATCGTCGAACTGGTCAAGGACTACAAAGGTCGCGAGTCCGCCACTGAAGGCGAGCAGTTCGACGTCTCGCCGGCCAACATCGACGAACGCACCCGCCGGAGCGAAATCGGCGGCGTCAGCGTCGCACTCCTCCCCAAGAAAACCCGCGGCAATACTGTCATTCTGCGGCTGACGCTGCGCTACGGGACCAGCCAGTCTCTGGCCGGCATGAGCACCGCCTGCGAGTTCCTCCCGGCCCTGATGGTCCGCGGCACGAAGCAGCTCTCGCGGCAGCAGCTCCAGGATCAGCTCGATCAGAGTCTGGCGACGCTGGGCGCCGGCGGGAATGCCGGCGAAGCCACCTTCTCCATCCAGACCAAGCGGGACAAACTCCCGGCGGTCCTCGATCTGCTCCGGCAAGTCCTCCGCGAACCGGCGCTCCCGCCGGCGGAGCTGGAAATCCTGAAGCAGGCGCATCGGTCCGATCTGGAGCAGGGGCTCACCGATCCCCAGTCGCTGGCGGTCCGGGCCATCAATCGCAAACTGAACCCGTATCCGCCGAGCGACGTCCGCTACTCCATGACGCTCGAAGAAGAGCTGAAAGCCGCCATCGAGCTCGATCTGGCGGCGGTCAAGAAGCTCTATTCGAACTTCCTGGGCGCCCAGGCGGGGCAGCTCGTGGTCGTCGGGGACTTCGACCCGGAAACCACGATGGAAGCCGTGACGGGGATGCTCAAAGGCTGGCAGGCCGCTCAGCCCTACGAGCGGATCAGCCGCAGCGGAAACCTCGATCTGAAGGCCGAAACGATCCGGATTCTCACGCCGGACAAGGCCAACGCGTTCTACTTCGGCGGAACGGCCCTGCCGATGCGGGACGACGATCCGGACTACGCCGCTATGGTCATCGGCAACTATGTCTTCGGAGCCGGCGCCCTCTCGTCCCGGCTCGGTGACCGGATCCGCCAGAAGGAGGGCCTGTCGTACGGCGTCGGCTCGGCCTTCCGTGCGTCGTCACTCGACGAACGGGCCACAATCTCGCTCTACGCCATCTGCAACCCGGACAACGTCCCGAAGGTTCAGGCCGCAATCACCGAAGAGCTCAATCGCCTGCTCAAGGAGGGCATCACCGCGGTTGAACTGGAGAACGCCGCCAAGGGCTATCTGCAGCGGCAGGAAGTCGCCCGGACGGAGGATCCGGCCCTGGCCCGGATGCTCGAAGAAAGTCTCTACGCCGGTCGGACGATGGAATACTACGCCCGGCTGGAATCTCAGATCTCGAAACTGACGCCGGAGTCCGTCGTCGAGGCGCTGCGGAAGCACGTCCATCCAGACCGGATTCTGGTGGCGATTGCCGGCGACTTTGAGCCGAAGAAGCCGACTCCGAAGGACGACGACAAGCCCGCGGGCGCGGCGAAATAA
- a CDS encoding sigma-70 family RNA polymerase sigma factor, with translation MYRYQDELEPLINAAKERGHATYTDVCAYLPDEGGDPAMVEDLILAMQDYGFDIIDDARHDDEPAEPMTAMMLEPLASASSRDPIRMYLSQMGNIPLLSREKEIYLAKQIEVTRKWFRRIMLESDFALNIAVETIHKVRNGELPFERTLRTSETENVRKEQILGRMPLNLPTIERLLADNRKDFEETRNSARSADEVAVIKARMKVRRRKLAMLVEELSVRTQRLQPVLKRMDQIARRITDLRQFLAHPDHRSALAAYRDRDALERELEELSDMVCETPEEFCQRVAQMRSKFDAWTRAKQQLSGGNLRLVVSIAKKYRNRGLSFLDLIQEGNAGLMRGVEKYEFRRGYKFSTYATWWIRQAITRAVADHARTIRIPVHMFQSISQLKAKSEAIRQATGREPSMEELAEAVGMSIEDTERIMKTWRHPVSLDTPVGESEDSSFGDFLEDTRDKSPAESAMHEMLRGKIEHVLRSLTYREREIIRLRYGLGDGYSYTLEETGRIFNVTRERIRQIESKALKKLQHHTRADHLRGFVQTNADEDLPLPLGAEEESDSLELAAAG, from the coding sequence ATGTATCGCTATCAGGACGAGCTCGAACCGTTGATCAACGCCGCGAAAGAACGCGGCCACGCAACCTATACCGACGTCTGCGCCTATCTGCCGGACGAAGGAGGCGACCCTGCAATGGTCGAGGATCTGATCCTCGCCATGCAGGACTACGGCTTCGACATCATCGACGACGCCCGGCACGATGACGAGCCGGCCGAACCGATGACCGCGATGATGCTGGAGCCGCTGGCTTCGGCCTCCTCCCGCGATCCGATCCGCATGTATCTCAGCCAGATGGGGAACATCCCCCTCCTCTCCCGCGAGAAGGAAATTTATCTCGCCAAGCAGATCGAAGTCACCCGCAAGTGGTTCCGGCGGATCATGCTGGAATCCGATTTTGCACTGAATATTGCCGTCGAAACGATTCACAAAGTCCGCAACGGCGAACTGCCGTTCGAGCGGACGCTGCGGACCAGCGAAACCGAGAACGTCCGCAAGGAACAGATCCTCGGCCGGATGCCGCTGAACCTGCCGACGATCGAACGCCTGCTGGCCGACAACCGCAAGGACTTCGAAGAAACGCGGAATTCCGCACGCTCCGCCGACGAAGTCGCCGTCATCAAGGCCCGCATGAAGGTCCGCCGTCGCAAGCTGGCCATGCTCGTCGAAGAGCTCAGCGTGCGAACGCAGCGCCTGCAGCCGGTCCTGAAGCGGATGGATCAGATCGCCCGCCGAATCACCGACCTCCGCCAGTTCCTCGCCCATCCGGACCACCGCAGCGCCCTGGCCGCCTACCGCGACCGGGACGCCCTGGAGCGGGAACTGGAAGAACTCTCCGACATGGTCTGCGAGACCCCGGAAGAGTTCTGCCAGCGCGTCGCCCAGATGCGGTCCAAGTTCGACGCCTGGACCCGCGCCAAGCAGCAGCTTTCCGGCGGCAACCTCCGCCTCGTCGTCTCCATCGCCAAGAAGTACCGCAACCGCGGTCTCAGCTTCCTGGACCTGATCCAGGAAGGCAACGCCGGCCTGATGCGCGGCGTCGAAAAGTACGAATTCCGCCGTGGCTACAAGTTCTCGACCTACGCCACCTGGTGGATCCGCCAGGCGATCACTCGGGCCGTGGCCGATCACGCCCGCACGATCCGCATTCCGGTCCACATGTTCCAGAGCATCTCGCAGCTCAAGGCCAAGAGCGAAGCCATCCGCCAGGCGACCGGCCGCGAGCCGAGCATGGAGGAACTCGCCGAAGCCGTCGGGATGTCGATCGAAGACACCGAACGGATCATGAAAACCTGGCGACATCCGGTCAGCCTGGACACGCCCGTCGGCGAGAGCGAGGACAGCAGCTTCGGCGACTTCCTCGAAGACACGCGGGACAAGAGCCCCGCCGAGTCCGCCATGCACGAAATGCTGCGGGGCAAGATCGAGCATGTCCTCCGCAGCCTGACCTATCGCGAACGGGAAATCATCCGGCTCCGTTACGGCCTGGGCGACGGCTACAGCTACACGCTGGAAGAAACCGGGCGGATCTTCAACGTGACTCGCGAACGGATCCGGCAGATCGAGTCCAAGGCGCTCAAGAAGCTCCAGCACCACACGCGGGCCGACCACCTTCGGGGCTTCGTGCAGACGAATGCCGACGAAGATCTCCCCCTTCCGCTCGGAGCGGAAGAGGAAAGCGATTCGCTGGAGTTGGCCGCCGCGGGTTGA
- the murA gene encoding UDP-N-acetylglucosamine 1-carboxyvinyltransferase yields MDMLVIRGGMPLRGTLAVSGAKNAALPIMAAALAADGPVVLHNVPDLVDVTTLARVLESLGMSVIQDGSGRIELETLSHDPCLADYELVRRMRASVCVLGPLLGRRKRACVSLPGGCNIGHRPIDLHLKGLRALGAEISIERGYVFARAERLRGAQIYLGGPFGSTVTGTCNVMSAAVFAEGVTTISAAACEPEVIDVGNFLNGLGARIQGLGTPVLTIEGVERLHGGEHTVIPDRIEAATLLMAAAITGGSLRLTNVCREHLAGVLDVLTATGAELEFAPDCLRISRPGPLRPADITALPYPGIPTDVQAQFTALLAVAQGISIVTDKVFPDRFLHIPELMRLGASIRREGASAILQGVPQLSGTSVMASDLRASAALVLAALAAEGETVVRRIYHLDRGYDRLERKLNAIGAEIRRVEDRPENMPASLQLSADELPPPTADCSDGPPPPKFLSRSPGVRHAE; encoded by the coding sequence ATGGACATGCTCGTGATTCGCGGGGGAATGCCCCTGCGGGGAACGCTCGCCGTCAGCGGGGCGAAAAACGCGGCCCTGCCGATCATGGCGGCTGCCCTCGCCGCGGACGGCCCCGTCGTCCTCCATAACGTCCCCGATCTCGTGGATGTGACTACGCTGGCCCGCGTCCTTGAATCCCTGGGAATGTCCGTCATTCAGGACGGTTCCGGACGAATCGAGCTGGAGACCCTCAGCCACGATCCCTGCCTCGCCGACTACGAACTGGTCCGCCGCATGCGTGCCAGCGTCTGCGTGCTGGGCCCGCTGCTCGGGCGACGCAAGCGAGCCTGCGTCTCGCTGCCGGGGGGCTGCAATATCGGTCACCGCCCCATCGACCTGCATCTGAAGGGGCTCCGCGCCCTCGGGGCCGAGATTTCCATCGAACGGGGCTATGTCTTCGCCCGCGCCGAGCGGCTCCGCGGCGCTCAGATTTACCTGGGAGGTCCGTTCGGCAGCACCGTCACCGGCACCTGCAACGTCATGTCCGCCGCGGTCTTCGCCGAGGGGGTGACGACCATTTCCGCCGCCGCCTGCGAGCCCGAAGTCATCGACGTCGGCAACTTCCTCAACGGCCTCGGAGCCCGCATCCAGGGGCTCGGAACTCCGGTGCTCACCATCGAAGGGGTCGAACGTCTTCACGGCGGCGAACACACCGTCATCCCCGATCGCATCGAGGCCGCCACGCTCCTCATGGCCGCCGCCATCACTGGCGGCTCGCTACGGCTCACCAACGTCTGTCGCGAACATCTCGCCGGGGTCCTCGACGTGCTGACTGCCACGGGCGCCGAGCTGGAGTTCGCTCCGGACTGCCTGCGAATTTCCCGGCCCGGGCCGTTGCGGCCGGCCGATATCACGGCGCTCCCATACCCCGGCATTCCCACCGACGTCCAGGCCCAGTTCACGGCCCTGCTGGCAGTCGCCCAGGGGATCAGCATCGTCACCGACAAGGTCTTTCCGGATCGCTTCCTCCACATCCCGGAGCTGATGCGGCTGGGGGCGAGCATCCGCCGGGAAGGGGCCAGCGCGATCCTGCAGGGCGTGCCGCAACTCAGCGGGACCTCGGTGATGGCTTCCGACCTGCGGGCCAGCGCCGCGCTGGTTCTCGCCGCCTTGGCCGCCGAAGGCGAAACCGTCGTCCGTCGAATTTATCACCTCGACCGCGGCTACGATCGGCTCGAACGGAAGTTGAACGCGATCGGGGCCGAGATCCGCCGGGTCGAGGATCGCCCGGAGAACATGCCCGCCAGCCTGCAGCTCAGCGCTGACGAACTCCCGCCGCCGACTGCGGACTGCAGCGATGGCCCCCCTCCCCCCAAATTCCTGTCTCGATCCCCCGGCGTCCGTCACGCGGAGTAG
- a CDS encoding Maf family protein produces MAPSHRYILASRSPRRRELLSLLVPPESIEVLPPPTSREAGFAELSDLDAIRSRLQEIASTKADQVVRQLGERFDKCIVVAADTTIIATDPETQRPHVLEQPPETDEWQTTVRDWFRRYYAGRWHIAATALDLRIGHNLPIRRVVETRVEFRSDVDRWLDWYLQTAESRGKAGGYAIQGAGSVFVSRVEGSLSNVVGLPLEVLAECLKLVSIG; encoded by the coding sequence ATGGCTCCTTCTCACCGCTACATCCTCGCCTCGCGGTCTCCCCGCCGCCGGGAGTTGCTGAGCCTGCTCGTCCCCCCCGAATCGATCGAAGTCCTCCCGCCGCCGACTTCGCGGGAGGCCGGTTTCGCCGAGCTGAGCGACCTCGACGCCATTCGATCGCGACTTCAGGAAATCGCATCGACCAAGGCCGACCAGGTCGTCAGGCAACTGGGCGAGCGTTTCGACAAATGTATCGTAGTCGCGGCGGACACCACGATCATCGCGACCGATCCCGAAACCCAGCGGCCGCACGTTCTGGAACAGCCGCCCGAGACGGACGAATGGCAGACCACAGTCCGGGACTGGTTCCGCCGGTATTACGCCGGTCGCTGGCACATCGCCGCGACAGCGCTCGACCTTCGAATCGGCCATAACCTTCCGATCCGCCGCGTCGTGGAAACACGCGTGGAATTTCGCTCGGACGTCGATCGCTGGCTCGACTGGTATCTGCAGACCGCAGAGTCCCGGGGGAAAGCGGGGGGCTACGCGATCCAGGGAGCCGGCAGCGTCTTCGTCTCCCGCGTCGAAGGGAGCCTCTCAAACGTCGTCGGTTTGCCGCTCGAAGTCCTCGCCGAATGCCTGAAGCTGGTCTCTATCGGGTGA
- a CDS encoding pyridoxal phosphate-dependent aminotransferase has protein sequence MSDRWIADRMHKIDASGIRKVFDLAANMQSPINLSIGQPHFDTPAEVKQALCDAVQAGRNVYSQTQGIKPLLEALQAQVAQEYDHSDRQIFVTSGTSGGLMLALSTLVNPGDEVICFDPWFVMYKHLTTLAGGTVKLIDTYPDFRIDLNKVREAITPRTKVILCNSPCNPTGYVATEEELKGLALLAKEQDVALISDEIYRVFCYDRPFVSPARWNDQTIVIDGFSKSHSMTGLRLGWAHGPAHIIQQMIKLQQFTFVCAPQPVQWAGLAALKTDISDRVAEYHRKRDMMLRELGGLYDIQGASGAFYLFIKAPWGTGSEFVAEAIRNELLIIPGNVFSQHDTHFRVSFAAEDDTLAKGVEVLKRLVRRG, from the coding sequence ATGAGCGACCGTTGGATTGCTGACCGGATGCATAAGATCGATGCGTCCGGCATCCGCAAAGTGTTCGACCTTGCGGCCAATATGCAGAGCCCGATCAATCTGAGCATCGGCCAGCCGCACTTTGACACTCCTGCGGAGGTCAAACAGGCCCTCTGCGACGCCGTCCAGGCCGGCAGGAACGTCTACAGCCAGACCCAGGGAATCAAGCCCCTGCTGGAGGCGCTCCAGGCTCAGGTCGCCCAGGAATACGACCATTCCGACCGGCAGATTTTCGTCACCAGTGGAACCAGCGGCGGGCTGATGCTGGCGCTGTCGACCCTCGTGAACCCCGGCGACGAAGTGATCTGCTTCGACCCCTGGTTCGTGATGTACAAACACCTGACAACCCTCGCGGGCGGCACGGTCAAGCTGATCGACACCTACCCGGACTTCCGCATCGACCTCAACAAAGTCCGCGAGGCGATCACGCCGCGGACGAAAGTCATTCTCTGCAACAGCCCCTGCAACCCCACCGGCTACGTCGCCACGGAAGAGGAGTTGAAGGGGCTCGCCCTGCTGGCGAAGGAACAGGACGTCGCCCTGATCAGCGACGAGATCTACCGCGTCTTCTGCTACGACCGCCCCTTCGTCAGCCCCGCCCGCTGGAACGATCAGACCATCGTGATCGACGGGTTCAGCAAATCGCACTCCATGACCGGCCTCCGTCTCGGCTGGGCCCACGGACCCGCTCATATCATTCAGCAGATGATCAAGCTGCAGCAGTTCACGTTCGTCTGCGCCCCGCAACCCGTCCAGTGGGCCGGCCTCGCCGCATTGAAAACCGATATCTCCGACCGCGTCGCCGAGTACCACCGCAAGCGCGACATGATGCTCCGCGAACTCGGCGGACTCTACGACATCCAGGGCGCCAGCGGAGCGTTCTATCTGTTCATCAAAGCCCCGTGGGGAACGGGCAGCGAATTCGTCGCCGAGGCGATCCGCAACGAACTGCTGATCATCCCCGGCAACGTCTTCAGCCAGCACGACACCCACTTCCGCGTGTCGTTCGCCGCGGAAGACGATACACTCGCCAAAGGCGTTGAAGTCCTCAAGCGCCTTGTCAGGCGCGGCTGA
- a CDS encoding ABC transporter permease, with translation MTGSATAAASESPPPLAGMAWFGPDPGWRIVDFRELWNYRELLLVFAVRDLKVRYRQAVVGIAWAILQPVATMLVFVVLFGWLGRRPAAEGAPYGLLAYIGMLVWQLFAYSVREGSASLVGNRDLVTKVYFPRLLLPAATVVCALVDFLIALLVLIPLMIAFNVSPSARLLLLPAFLSLAILAALAGSLWAAALNALYRDIGYVIPFLLQLGFFAAPVVYQTDALVPERWRWLWGLNPLAAAIEGCRWSIVVHPGVSGPDWKLLPVTALVTLAVLIAGLAYLRRVERWIADRI, from the coding sequence ATGACTGGCAGCGCAACAGCGGCAGCGTCGGAGTCCCCACCACCGCTCGCCGGGATGGCGTGGTTCGGTCCCGATCCCGGCTGGCGCATCGTCGACTTCCGCGAGCTGTGGAACTACCGCGAGCTGCTGCTGGTCTTCGCCGTCCGCGACCTCAAGGTCCGCTACCGCCAGGCGGTCGTCGGCATCGCCTGGGCCATCCTGCAGCCGGTGGCGACCATGCTCGTCTTCGTCGTCCTCTTCGGCTGGCTCGGCCGCCGCCCCGCCGCCGAAGGCGCGCCGTACGGACTCCTCGCCTACATCGGCATGCTGGTCTGGCAACTGTTCGCCTACTCCGTCCGTGAAGGGAGCGCCTCGCTGGTCGGCAATCGCGATCTGGTGACCAAAGTCTACTTCCCGCGCCTGCTGCTGCCAGCCGCCACGGTGGTCTGCGCTCTGGTCGATTTTCTGATCGCCCTGCTCGTCCTGATTCCGCTCATGATCGCCTTCAACGTCTCGCCCTCCGCTCGCCTGCTGCTCCTGCCCGCATTCCTCAGCCTCGCAATTCTCGCGGCTCTGGCCGGCAGCCTGTGGGCCGCCGCCCTCAACGCCCTCTATCGCGACATCGGCTACGTGATCCCCTTTCTGCTGCAGCTCGGGTTCTTTGCCGCGCCGGTCGTCTATCAGACCGACGCCCTCGTCCCGGAACGCTGGCGCTGGCTCTGGGGGCTCAACCCCCTCGCCGCCGCCATCGAAGGTTGCCGCTGGTCGATCGTCGTCCACCCCGGCGTATCCGGCCCGGACTGGAAGCTCCTGCCCGTTACGGCACTCGTCACGCTGGCGGTGCTGATCGCCGGACTGGCCTACCTCCGACGCGTCGAACGCTGGATTGCGGACCGGATCTGA
- a CDS encoding ABC transporter ATP-binding protein: MQPPVLSVDQVSKRFRRGTASSYLRFSERLWDAALGAVRWSWTRDRSPTADSPEFWALSDVSFDVRPGEVVGVIGRNGAGKSTLLKILSRITRPTSGRVGMRGRVGSLLEVGTGFHPELTGRENIFLNGAILGMTRAQIRSRLDEIVAFAEIAAFLDTPVKRYSSGMYVRLAFAVAAHLDPEILLVDEVLAVGDYAFQRKCLGKMEDVSRSGRTVLFVSHNMTAVSGLCTRAILLEQGRLVDNGPPGEVIRRFLSAGEVRQSERTWTADAAPGNHLVRLRAIRLIPQGGTIDRPLDVGTTFDIQIEYDKLKAGGHSNVALYLSNLQGICIFNTGSVPENLPPGRLAANVRIPGHLLNNGTHQLRIMLAVDLSPQVDVDGVLTFDVHDIERKLPTTGEWPGAVRPDLEWSVVRTADHPPTAASS, from the coding sequence ATGCAGCCACCGGTGCTCAGCGTTGACCAGGTTTCCAAACGCTTCCGTCGCGGGACGGCCTCCTCGTACCTGCGATTCTCCGAACGACTCTGGGACGCCGCCCTGGGGGCCGTCCGCTGGTCCTGGACTCGCGATCGCTCGCCAACCGCCGATTCCCCCGAATTCTGGGCCCTCTCGGACGTCTCGTTCGACGTCCGCCCGGGCGAAGTCGTCGGAGTCATCGGCCGCAACGGCGCCGGCAAAAGCACGCTGCTCAAGATCCTCTCCCGCATCACCCGACCCACTTCGGGCCGCGTCGGCATGCGCGGGCGCGTCGGCAGCCTGCTCGAAGTCGGCACCGGCTTTCATCCCGAGTTGACCGGCCGCGAAAACATCTTCCTCAACGGCGCCATCCTGGGAATGACCCGCGCCCAGATTCGCAGCCGACTCGACGAAATCGTCGCCTTCGCGGAAATCGCGGCCTTTCTCGACACCCCCGTGAAGCGCTATTCGAGCGGCATGTACGTCCGACTCGCCTTCGCCGTCGCCGCGCATCTCGATCCCGAAATCCTGCTCGTCGACGAAGTCCTCGCCGTCGGCGACTACGCCTTTCAACGCAAGTGCCTCGGCAAAATGGAAGATGTTTCCCGATCCGGGCGGACTGTCCTCTTCGTCAGTCACAACATGACCGCCGTCAGCGGCCTCTGCACCCGCGCGATCCTGCTGGAACAGGGGCGGCTGGTCGACAACGGCCCCCCCGGCGAAGTCATTCGCCGCTTCCTCTCCGCCGGCGAAGTCCGCCAGTCCGAACGGACCTGGACCGCAGACGCCGCCCCCGGCAATCACCTGGTCCGGCTGAGGGCGATCCGGTTGATTCCTCAGGGCGGGACGATCGACCGGCCGCTGGACGTCGGAACCACCTTTGATATTCAGATCGAGTACGACAAGCTCAAGGCCGGGGGACACTCGAATGTCGCCCTCTATCTGTCCAATTTGCAGGGCATTTGTATTTTTAATACAGGCTCAGTACCCGAAAACCTCCCCCCGGGACGACTTGCGGCCAACGTCCGGATTCCAGGCCACCTGCTCAATAACGGCACGCACCAGTTGCGGATCATGCTCGCTGTCGACCTGTCTCCACAGGTCGACGTGGACGGCGTGCTGACCTTCGACGTTCACGATATCGAGCGCAAACTGCCCACGACCGGCGAATGGCCCGGCGCTGTCCGCCCCGATCTGGAATGGTCTGTCGTGCGGACCGCCGACCATCCGCCGACTGCGGCATCATCGTGA
- a CDS encoding class I SAM-dependent methyltransferase, with product MTEFQRHEIEWTSEKVTRLWDFYATNRSVTSMYFGAQAGPAVARFIDDTIGFRRVRAFLDLSCGVGDLLAACLPFVSSNCRLVGVDFSPASVASASQRLQNAVPRPDLQHITTFPTPFHAADFDLIVMTEVVEHLDDAELATTLDEVLRLLEQGGHVVITTPNREDYDAAKVCCPECGCVFHRWQHRRVWTDTLLQDTMERAGFQTLLSRPIAWGNIQTQPVPLIKRLWRKLISSVIPLLPETGLVYVGRKP from the coding sequence ATGACCGAATTTCAACGACACGAAATCGAGTGGACCTCCGAAAAGGTCACCCGTCTCTGGGATTTTTACGCGACCAACCGCTCGGTCACGTCCATGTACTTCGGTGCTCAGGCGGGACCGGCCGTGGCCAGATTCATCGACGATACGATCGGTTTCCGGCGCGTCCGGGCATTTCTCGATCTGAGCTGCGGCGTCGGTGATCTTCTCGCGGCCTGCCTCCCCTTCGTCAGTTCCAACTGTCGGCTGGTCGGCGTCGATTTTTCACCCGCAAGCGTCGCGTCGGCTTCGCAGCGACTGCAGAACGCAGTTCCCCGCCCGGATCTGCAGCACATCACCACATTCCCGACCCCATTCCATGCTGCGGACTTTGACCTCATCGTCATGACCGAGGTCGTCGAGCATCTCGACGACGCCGAACTGGCGACTACGCTCGACGAAGTCCTTCGACTGCTCGAACAGGGGGGGCACGTGGTGATTACGACACCCAATCGGGAAGACTACGATGCCGCCAAGGTCTGCTGTCCTGAGTGCGGCTGCGTGTTTCATCGGTGGCAGCATCGACGCGTCTGGACCGACACGCTGCTGCAGGACACGATGGAGCGGGCCGGGTTCCAGACGCTCCTGTCACGGCCGATCGCCTGGGGAAACATTCAAACGCAACCGGTCCCGCTGATCAAACGCCTGTGGAGAAAACTGATCTCCTCCGTGATTCCATTGCTGCCGGAAACGGGGCTGGTCTACGTCGGGCGAAAACCCTGA